In one Capricornis sumatraensis isolate serow.1 chromosome 1, serow.2, whole genome shotgun sequence genomic region, the following are encoded:
- the NDUFA8 gene encoding NADH dehydrogenase [ubiquinone] 1 alpha subcomplex subunit 8 — MPGIVELPSLEDLKVQEVKVSSSVLKAAAHHYGAQCDKPNKEFMLCRWEEKDPRRCLEEGKLVNQCALEFFRQIKRHCAEPFTEYWTCIDYSGLQLFRRCRKQQAQFDKCVLDKLGWVRPDLGELSKVTKVKTDRPLPENPYHSRARPEPNPEVEGDLKPARHGSRLFFWTM, encoded by the exons GTGAAAGTCAGTTCGTCTGTGCTGAAAGCTGCGGCCCATCACTACGGAGCTCAGTGCGACAAGCCCAACAAGGAGTTCATGCTATGCCGGTGGGAAGAGAAGGACCCCCGGCGGTGTTTAGAGGAAGGCAAGCTTGTCAACCAGTGTGCCCTGGAGTTCTTCAG GCAGATAAAGCGGCACTGCGCGGAGCCTTTTACGGAATACTGGACCTGCATCGATTACTCTGGCCTGCAGCTATTTCGTCGCTGTCGCAAACAGCAGGCACAATTTGACAAGTGTGTGCTAGACAAACTGGGCTGGGTGCGGCCGGACCTGGGGGAGCTGTCAAAG GTCACCAAAGTGAAAACAGACCGGCCTTTACCAGAGAATCCCTATCACTCAAGAGCAAGGCCAGAGCCCAACCCTGAGGTGGAAGGCGATCTGAAGCCCGCCAGGCATGGCAGCCGCCTCTTTTTCTGGACCATGTGA